A window of Rhododendron vialii isolate Sample 1 chromosome 13a, ASM3025357v1 contains these coding sequences:
- the LOC131313476 gene encoding squamosa promoter-binding protein 1, which translates to MEIVVLTNSCFLFHNSLQVSLSFYNYYSLLTFLPFPLMETSKAGGKRGMEDKMKGEVVGEEEDDEEDDDVLGLGSGEDDNKKKKVPGRKGSSGGGSTQPSCQVDNCSTDMTYAKPYHRRHKVCEFHAKVPVVLLAGLQQRFCQQCSRFHELSEFDDTKRSCRRRLAGHNERRRKSSYDTPGEGSA; encoded by the exons ATGGAGATTGTGGTCCTCACAaactcttgttttctttttcacaaCTCTCTCCAAGTTTCACTATCCTTCTACAACTACTATTCTCTCCTCACTTTCCTTCCTTTCCCTCTAATGGAAACAAGTAAAGCTGGAGGAAAGAGAGGCATGGAGGATAAGATGAAGGGAGAAGTGGTGGGTGAAGAGGAAGACGACGAGGAAGATGATGatgttttagggttagggtctgGGGAGGAtgacaacaagaagaagaaggtgccAGGAAGAAAAGGGTCTAGCGGAGGAGGGTCAACGCAACCTTCCTGTCAAGTGGATAATTGTAGCACAGACATGACTTATGCCAAGCCATACCACCGCCGACACAAGGTCTGCGAATTTCATGCTAAGGTTCCAGTTGTTCTTCTTGCCGGTCTACAGCAGCGTTTCTGTCAGCAATGCAGCAG GTTCCATGAGCTATCAGAGTTTGATGACACCAAAAGGAGTTGTCGCAGGCGTTTGGCTGGACATAATGAGCGTCGCCGCAAAAGCTCATATGACACTCCTGGAGAAGGATCAGCCTGA
- the LOC131313475 gene encoding mitochondrial arginine transporter BAC1 isoform X3 — protein MLLVLLVKGLYRGATSSFLGVAFESSLLFGIYSQTKQSLEGGLQSGKPQLSVIIPSAAFGGAVISFVLCSSELVKCRMQVQGTDSLVPKSGRYDGPLDCALKTLRTEGVTGIFRGGFTTLLRESIGNAVFFTTYEHVRYYMHLKMKDASPNQSNLMDVGVGIMSGGLSGIAFWSAVLPLDVAKTIIQTSTDRGSTRNPFRILKSIYVRSGLKGCYTGLGPTIVRAFPANAAAIVTWELAVKIMGIKRE, from the exons ATGCTACTTGTACTTCTT GTGAAGGGACTATATCGAGGTGCGACATCTTCTTTCTTGGGTGTGGCCTTTGAAAGTTCACTTCTCTTTGGCATTTATTCCCAAACAAAACAGTCACTGGAG GGAGGACTCCAAAGTGGTAAACCACAGCTCTCTGTAATAATTCCTTCTGCAGCATTTGGTGGAGCAGTCATCAGCTTTGTGCTATGTTCATCAGAGCTGGTAAAG TGTAGGATGCAAGTTCAAGGGACTGACTCCTTGGTTCCTAAGTCTGGCAGATATGATGGTCCTCTAGATTGTGCCCTTAAAACTCTTAGAACTGAAGGG GTTACAGGCATTTTTCGAGGAGGGTTCACAACTTTATTACGGGAATCTATAGGAAATGCTGTCTTCTTTACCACTTATGAGCATGTCCGTTATTACATGCACTTAAAGATGAAGGATGCTTCTCCCAACCAGAGCAACTTGATGGATGTAGGAGTTGGAATTATGAGTGGTGGTCTAAGTGGTATTGCA TTTTGGTCTGCTGTTCTACCTTTGGATGTAGCGAAAACCATAATCCAGACTTCCACAGACAGAGGCTCCACAAGAAATCCATTTCGGATTTTGAAATCG ATATACGTGAGGTCAGGACTCAAAGGATGCTATACAGGGTTAGGTCCAACTATTGTGAGGGCGTTTCCTGCTAATGCAGCTGCAATTGTCACCTGGGAGCTAGCTGTAAAAATTATGGGCATCAAGCGTGAATAA
- the LOC131313474 gene encoding dof zinc finger protein DOF1.4 isoform X2 has protein sequence MMVSRVMDKAPNQEPNQNQNPQQALKCPRCDSSNTKFCYYNNYSLTQPRHFCKACKRYWTRGGTLRNVPVGGGCRKNKRVLIKRSSSSSSSSIDAHAPTSSSPAPPTSNPNHHHQLLQNHINSPLFYGLPTNPTDLMTHHHPYPSFSSRVSSHGFDLQAQLNGLGLGFDPINKPTQNPLLSSYSLFGSSTNGYPTMASLLASSLQPQKFKEEANGAANFQGVVPYEDDVQAQMTRKDNGEVKVEQGPKKQDWNMMSVSNFQNQIIEQVSSQTDPSVYWNHATSFGGGGGGANWLDPSLNGPSAHSLI, from the coding sequence ATGATGGTTTCCAGGGTTATGGACAAAGCACCGaatcaagaaccaaaccaaaaccagaaCCCACAACAAGCCCTAAAGTGCCCGAGATGTGATTCCTCAAACACAAAATTCTGCTACTACAACAACTACAGCTTAACTCAACCAAGGCATTTCTGCAAAGCCTGCAAGCGCTACTGGACCAGGGGGGGTACCCTAAGGAATGTCCCAGTTGGTGGTGGGTGTAGAAAGAACAAAAGGGTGCTCATCAAGagatcctcctcctcctcctcctcatccatTGATGCACATGCACCCACTTCAtcatctcctgctcctccaACTTCAAACCCTAATCATCATCATCAGCTGCTTCAAAACCATATCAACAGCCCTTTGTTTTATGGGTTACCCACTAACCCTACTGACCTCATGACTCACCATCATCCATACCCTAGTTTCAGTTCTAGGGTTTCATCTCATGGGTTCGATCTTCAGGCCCAGTTGAATGGCCTTGGACTAGGGTTTGACCCGATTAATAAGCCAACCCAGAACCCACTTCTCTCAAGCTATTCCTTGTTTGGATCTTCGACTAATGGTTACCCAACAATGGCTTCTTTGTTAGCTTCGAGCCTTCAACCGCAGAAATTTAAAGAAGAAGCTAATGGTGCTGCAAATTTTCAAGGAGTGGTTCCCTATGAAGATGATGTGCAAGCACAAATGACAAGGAAAGATAATGGGGAAGTGAAAGTAGAGCAGGGCCCGAAAAAGCAGGATTGGAATATGATGAGTGTCTCTAATTTTCAGAATCAGATTATTGAGCAGGTCAGCAGCCAAACAGATCCTTCAGTTTATTGGAATCATGCTACAagttttggtggtggtggtggtggtgctaaTTGGCTAGATCCTTCCCTTAATGGGCCTTCAGCCCATTCTCTGATctag
- the LOC131313474 gene encoding dof zinc finger protein DOF1.4 isoform X1, with product MLGNYEKEMLLISSTPNEWPQNQLTDDQKGMMVSRVMDKAPNQEPNQNQNPQQALKCPRCDSSNTKFCYYNNYSLTQPRHFCKACKRYWTRGGTLRNVPVGGGCRKNKRVLIKRSSSSSSSSIDAHAPTSSSPAPPTSNPNHHHQLLQNHINSPLFYGLPTNPTDLMTHHHPYPSFSSRVSSHGFDLQAQLNGLGLGFDPINKPTQNPLLSSYSLFGSSTNGYPTMASLLASSLQPQKFKEEANGAANFQGVVPYEDDVQAQMTRKDNGEVKVEQGPKKQDWNMMSVSNFQNQIIEQVSSQTDPSVYWNHATSFGGGGGGANWLDPSLNGPSAHSLI from the exons ATGTTGGGTAACTATGAGAAGGAGATGCTACTCATCTCTTCAACTCCTAACGAATGGCCACAG AATCAGCTGACAGATGATCAGAAGGGCATGATGGTTTCCAGGGTTATGGACAAAGCACCGaatcaagaaccaaaccaaaaccagaaCCCACAACAAGCCCTAAAGTGCCCGAGATGTGATTCCTCAAACACAAAATTCTGCTACTACAACAACTACAGCTTAACTCAACCAAGGCATTTCTGCAAAGCCTGCAAGCGCTACTGGACCAGGGGGGGTACCCTAAGGAATGTCCCAGTTGGTGGTGGGTGTAGAAAGAACAAAAGGGTGCTCATCAAGagatcctcctcctcctcctcctcatccatTGATGCACATGCACCCACTTCAtcatctcctgctcctccaACTTCAAACCCTAATCATCATCATCAGCTGCTTCAAAACCATATCAACAGCCCTTTGTTTTATGGGTTACCCACTAACCCTACTGACCTCATGACTCACCATCATCCATACCCTAGTTTCAGTTCTAGGGTTTCATCTCATGGGTTCGATCTTCAGGCCCAGTTGAATGGCCTTGGACTAGGGTTTGACCCGATTAATAAGCCAACCCAGAACCCACTTCTCTCAAGCTATTCCTTGTTTGGATCTTCGACTAATGGTTACCCAACAATGGCTTCTTTGTTAGCTTCGAGCCTTCAACCGCAGAAATTTAAAGAAGAAGCTAATGGTGCTGCAAATTTTCAAGGAGTGGTTCCCTATGAAGATGATGTGCAAGCACAAATGACAAGGAAAGATAATGGGGAAGTGAAAGTAGAGCAGGGCCCGAAAAAGCAGGATTGGAATATGATGAGTGTCTCTAATTTTCAGAATCAGATTATTGAGCAGGTCAGCAGCCAAACAGATCCTTCAGTTTATTGGAATCATGCTACAagttttggtggtggtggtggtggtgctaaTTGGCTAGATCCTTCCCTTAATGGGCCTTCAGCCCATTCTCTGATctag
- the LOC131313475 gene encoding mitochondrial arginine transporter BAC1 isoform X2, with translation MKYRSGLHCTARILKTEGVKGLYRGATSSFLGVAFESSLLFGIYSQTKQSLEGGLQSGKPQLSVIIPSAAFGGAVISFVLCSSELVKCRMQVQGTDSLVPKSGRYDGPLDCALKTLRTEGVTGIFRGGFTTLLRESIGNAVFFTTYEHVRYYMHLKMKDASPNQSNLMDVGVGIMSGGLSGIAFWSAVLPLDVAKTIIQTSTDRGSTRNPFRILKSIYVRSGLKGCYTGLGPTIVRAFPANAAAIVTWELAVKIMGIKRE, from the exons ATGAAGTATAGAAGTGGTTTGCATTGCACTGCTAGGATACTGAAGACTGAAGGA GTGAAGGGACTATATCGAGGTGCGACATCTTCTTTCTTGGGTGTGGCCTTTGAAAGTTCACTTCTCTTTGGCATTTATTCCCAAACAAAACAGTCACTGGAG GGAGGACTCCAAAGTGGTAAACCACAGCTCTCTGTAATAATTCCTTCTGCAGCATTTGGTGGAGCAGTCATCAGCTTTGTGCTATGTTCATCAGAGCTGGTAAAG TGTAGGATGCAAGTTCAAGGGACTGACTCCTTGGTTCCTAAGTCTGGCAGATATGATGGTCCTCTAGATTGTGCCCTTAAAACTCTTAGAACTGAAGGG GTTACAGGCATTTTTCGAGGAGGGTTCACAACTTTATTACGGGAATCTATAGGAAATGCTGTCTTCTTTACCACTTATGAGCATGTCCGTTATTACATGCACTTAAAGATGAAGGATGCTTCTCCCAACCAGAGCAACTTGATGGATGTAGGAGTTGGAATTATGAGTGGTGGTCTAAGTGGTATTGCA TTTTGGTCTGCTGTTCTACCTTTGGATGTAGCGAAAACCATAATCCAGACTTCCACAGACAGAGGCTCCACAAGAAATCCATTTCGGATTTTGAAATCG ATATACGTGAGGTCAGGACTCAAAGGATGCTATACAGGGTTAGGTCCAACTATTGTGAGGGCGTTTCCTGCTAATGCAGCTGCAATTGTCACCTGGGAGCTAGCTGTAAAAATTATGGGCATCAAGCGTGAATAA
- the LOC131313475 gene encoding mitochondrial arginine transporter BAC1 isoform X1: protein MEGSSGYKDYVAGLLAGVATVITGHPFDTVKVKLQKHNTEAHGMKYRSGLHCTARILKTEGVKGLYRGATSSFLGVAFESSLLFGIYSQTKQSLEGGLQSGKPQLSVIIPSAAFGGAVISFVLCSSELVKCRMQVQGTDSLVPKSGRYDGPLDCALKTLRTEGVTGIFRGGFTTLLRESIGNAVFFTTYEHVRYYMHLKMKDASPNQSNLMDVGVGIMSGGLSGIAFWSAVLPLDVAKTIIQTSTDRGSTRNPFRILKSIYVRSGLKGCYTGLGPTIVRAFPANAAAIVTWELAVKIMGIKRE, encoded by the exons atggaggggAGTTCGGGGTACAAGGACTACGTGGCAGGTTTGCTCGCCGGAGTTGCCACCGTTATCACCGGCCACCCGTTCGATACGGTCAAG GTGAAGTTGCAAAAGCACAATACTGAAGCCCATGGGATGAAGTATAGAAGTGGTTTGCATTGCACTGCTAGGATACTGAAGACTGAAGGA GTGAAGGGACTATATCGAGGTGCGACATCTTCTTTCTTGGGTGTGGCCTTTGAAAGTTCACTTCTCTTTGGCATTTATTCCCAAACAAAACAGTCACTGGAG GGAGGACTCCAAAGTGGTAAACCACAGCTCTCTGTAATAATTCCTTCTGCAGCATTTGGTGGAGCAGTCATCAGCTTTGTGCTATGTTCATCAGAGCTGGTAAAG TGTAGGATGCAAGTTCAAGGGACTGACTCCTTGGTTCCTAAGTCTGGCAGATATGATGGTCCTCTAGATTGTGCCCTTAAAACTCTTAGAACTGAAGGG GTTACAGGCATTTTTCGAGGAGGGTTCACAACTTTATTACGGGAATCTATAGGAAATGCTGTCTTCTTTACCACTTATGAGCATGTCCGTTATTACATGCACTTAAAGATGAAGGATGCTTCTCCCAACCAGAGCAACTTGATGGATGTAGGAGTTGGAATTATGAGTGGTGGTCTAAGTGGTATTGCA TTTTGGTCTGCTGTTCTACCTTTGGATGTAGCGAAAACCATAATCCAGACTTCCACAGACAGAGGCTCCACAAGAAATCCATTTCGGATTTTGAAATCG ATATACGTGAGGTCAGGACTCAAAGGATGCTATACAGGGTTAGGTCCAACTATTGTGAGGGCGTTTCCTGCTAATGCAGCTGCAATTGTCACCTGGGAGCTAGCTGTAAAAATTATGGGCATCAAGCGTGAATAA